AGCTCAAACTCCTCGTCCTGCCGCTTCACCAGGACCTTTTTCCCAAGCTCCCCCTCGGAAAGCCCGAAGCCCCTTTCCTTGACCGGCTTGGTCAGGTGGGCGAGGAAGCTTTGCTTCACCTCCTTGAGGGGCACCCGGTCCTGGGGGCGCTTGGGGCCGGCGAGGGAGGGCTCCACCGCGCTTAGGTCCAGCTCCAGGTGCTCGGAGTACTGGACCTTCCCCTCGGCCTCGGGGGTGCGGAAGAGGCCCACCGCCTTGGTGTAGGCCTCCACCAGCTCCACCAGCTCCTCGGGGCGGCCCGTGAGGCGGAGGTAGTTCAGGGTTTCCTCGTCCACGGGGAAGAAGCCCATGGTGGCCCCATACTCCGGGGCCATGTTGGCGATGGTGGCCCGGTCCGCCAGGGAGAGTTTGGAGACCCCGGGGCCATAGAACTCCACGAACTTGCCCACCACCCCGTGCTTGCGGAGCATCTCGGTGACGGTGAGGACCAGGTCCGTGGCCGTGGCCCCCTCGGGCAACTCCCCGTAAAGCTTGAAGCCCACCACCTTCGGGGCCAGCATGTAGTAGGGCTGGCCCAGCATCACCGCCTCGGCCTCAATGCCCCCTACGCCCCAGCCCAGGACGCCCAGGCCGTTCACCATGGTGGTGTGGCTATCGGTCCCCACCAGGCTATCGGGGAAGGCGAGGGTGAGGCCATCCCGCTTCCCGGTCATCACCACCTTGGCCAGGTACTCGAGGTTGACCTGGTGGACGATGCCCGTGCCCGGGGGCACCACCCGGAAGTTCTCCAGGGCCTTCTGGGCCCACTTCAGGAGCAGGTAGCGCTCCCGGTTCCTTTCGTACTCCTTCTCCACGTTGTAGAAGAAGGCGTAGGCGGTGCCGAAAGCGTCCACCTGGACCGAGTGGTCAATCACCAGGTCAGCGGGCACCACGGGATTGATCCGCTTCGGGTCCCCACCCTTGGCCTGGATGGCGTCCCGCATGGCCGCCAGGTCCACCACCGCCGGAACCCCGGTGAAGTCCTGGAGGATCACCCGGGCGAGCTTCAGGGGGACGTTGATCTCCCCGGGCTCCGGCTGCCAGCGGGCCAGGGCCTCTATGTCCTCCCGGGTGACCTGGTAGCCGTCCTCGTTGCGGAGGAGGCTTTCCAGCATCACCCGGATGGAGAAGGGGAGGCGGGAAACCTCCGCCACGCCCTTCCGCTCTAGCTCCAAGAGGTCGTGGTAGCCGTAGGTGCCACTTCGGGTCTTCAGGGTCTTTAGGGTCTGGAAGCTGTCCTTCATGAGCCCTCCTTTCCCTTCCCCCTAGGGGAAAAGGGACCACCGCTTGGACTTTGGGGGAAGTCAGCCTTCCGAGGGGGGGCGCCCGCCCCGGCGCTTTCCACTATAGCACTTCGCACCCCCAGGACCGGGAGGGGCTTGGGCGGCGCCTCCCACCCCAGACCCTCGAGGAAGAGGAGCACCTCCCGGCGAACCTCCTCCCAAAGGGCCTCCCTGGGCCTTCGGAGGGGCCGGTCGCCCCTTTGGGCCCCGTAGGCCCCGAAGCCCGCGTGGTTGAGCCCCGCCACGTAGACCACCCGCGCCCCCTGGGGGAGGCGCTTGGCCTTCTCCCGCGCCTCCTCTAGGGGCAGAAGGCCATCTTCTGTGCCGTAGACCGCCAGGGTGGGGAAGCCCTCCCGGGAGAGGTCGCCCTCGGGGTAGCTGGCAAGGAGGATCAGGGGCAGCCCTTCCCTGGCCGCTACCTCCGCCGCCACCACCCCCCCGAGGCTGTGCCCCCCCACCACCAGGGGCAGGTCGGGGAAGCCCCGGGCCACCTCCAGGGCCCGCTCCTTGCGGAGGAGGGCCAGGCCCGCGGGCACCTTGAGGAGGGCCACGCCGTACCCTGCCTCCCGCAGGGGAGCGAGCAGGGGGGCGTAGGCCCGGGGGTCCACCCGGGCCCCGGGGTAAAAGGCCAAGAGGGCCTTGGCCCTGGGGGGGAGGAGGAGGAAGGCCTCGGGGGTCTCCCGGGCTCCCTGCAGGGCCGCCAGGGCCAAGGCCTCCGCAGGGTAGGGCCGGAGGAGGTAGCGGCTTGCCCCCACCAGCCCAAGGCCTAGGGCCAGGGGCCCCAAGAGGAGAAGGAGAAGGGTCCGGTTCAGGTGAGGATCACCTCCCGCTTGGCCCTGCGGCCCTCAAAGGCGTAGAAGGCGGCGGGCACCACGAAGAGGGTGAGGAGGGTGGAGGAGAGAAGGCCCCCTAGGATGACGACCCCGAGGGGCCTCCGGTACTCCGCTCCCTCGCCCGTGCCGAGGAGGAGGGGCAGGCTGATGATGAGGACGGTGAGGGTGGTCATGAGGATGGGGCGGAGGCGGAGCCTCGCCGCCTCCACCAAAGCCTCCCTCAGGGGCATCTCCTGCATCCTCCGCACGGCGAAGTCCAGGAGGAGGATGGCGTTTTTGGTCACCAAGCCGATGAGCATCACCACCCCCAGGACGCTGATCACGTCCAGGCCGGTCCCCAGGAGGTAGGTGAGCCAGAAGGCCCCCACCAGGGCCAAGGGCACGGGGAGGAGGAGGTAGAGGGGGTAGCGCCAGGCGTTGAACTGGCTGGCGATGACGAGGTAGTTGAGGGCGAGGGCCAGGAGGAAGGCCAGGGGGGCAAGGCGGAGGAGGTCTCCCGTGAAGCCGGTGAGGCCGGTGGCCTGGAGCTCCACCCCGTTTCCCAAAAGCCCCTGGGCCCTGAGTTCCCCCTCGAGCTCCCGCTGCACCTGGAGGCTCCCCGGGGCCTCGGGGCGCAGGTTGATGTTGATCCCGGCGGCGTAGGCCTGGTTGCGGCGGGAGATGAGGGTGGGGCCCGGCTTCTCCACGAAGCGCCCCAGGCTCCCCAGGGGCAGGAAGGCCTGGAGGGCCGGGGCGTAGACGGGAAGGGAAAGGAGGTCGGCTTCCCCGGAAAGGCGCAACGGGTCGGCCCGGACGAGGATGGCGAGCTCCTCCCCGTCCCGCCTCGCCGTGGCCGCCTGGGTCCCCGACAGGTAAAGCCTTAGGGCCTGGGCCAGGTCCTGAGGGGTGAGGCCGGTGCCGGAAAGCCTCGCCGGGTCGGGGACAAAGACCCGTTCCCGCTGGGTGGCCTCGAGGGTGCTCTTGACGCTGGCCACGTAGGGCTTTTGCGCGATGCGGCGGACGATCTCCTCCGCGCGCCGCTCCAGGAGGGCCCGGTCCGGGCTGGTGAGGAAGAACTGCAGGTCGGCGTCGCCCGGGCTTGGCCCCGTCTGGGCGAGCACGCGGAGGTCGGCTCCCGGGAAGCCCTGGAGGAGGGCCTTGCCCTCCTCGGCGAAGCGCTCGGCCAGGTGGAAGATGTCGGGGCGCTCCCCCTTGGGCTTGAGGACGATCTGTAGCTGCACCCGGCTCGGGTCCGAGACCTGGACCCCTCCCGTGGCGCTGGCCCCCACCGTGGTCACCACCCGGCTCACCGCGGGCTGGGCCAGGAGGTAGGCCTCCAGGATCCGCGCCGCCCGGTCGGCCACGAGGAGGGGGGTGTCCTTGGGGAGGAGGAGGGTGGCGGTGAGGACCCCGGTGTCCGCCCGGGGGGTGAAGTTGAAGGGGATCCTCGGGAGGATGGGGAAGAGGGAGAGGAAGAGGAGAAACGCGAGCCCAAGGGCCCCCCAGGGCCGGGCCAGAACCCCCTTTAGGGCCCGGGCGTAGAGCTCGGTGAGCCGCTTAAGCCCCCTCTCCACCCCTTCGTGGAGGTGGCGGGCCAGGGCCCCAAAGAGGTCCAGGAGGAGGCGGCCCAAATAGCGCCCGAGGCCCAGAAGGGCGGGGTAGAGGGCGAGGAGGAGAAGGTACGGGGGGCCCTGGCGGGAGAGGAGGAGGGCCAGGGTGAGGCCCAGGAAGAGCCCCATGGCGGTGCGGAAGCCCCTGCGGTAGGCCCAGGCGAGGTCCTTGGGGAGGAGGAGGGCCGCCTTCAGGGCCTCTCGGAAGCTGGGCGGGTCGGGGTCGGGGAAGTAGGCGAGCCGCACGGTGAGGAAGAGGAGGGCCTCGAGCCAGCTCACGGCGATGGCCGCCGCCATGCCGAGGCCGAACTGCTGGAAGATCTGGCCGATGAGCCCGGGGAGGAAGCTGATGGGGAGGAAAACCGCGAGGAGGCTTAGGGTGGCCGCGGCCACGGCGGCGCTCACCTCGCTCGCGCCCTTCAGCACCGCCTCCTTGGGGCCGAGGCCCGCCCTCCGGTAGCGGTCAATGTTCTCCGCCACCACGATGGAGTCGTCCACCACGATGCCCACGGCCACGGTGAGGGCGAGGAGGCTGATGAGGTTGTAGGTGAACCCCAGGACCCCGAAGAGGAGGATGGCCCCCGAGAGGGTGATGGGGATGGCCAGGATCACGGAGAAGACGGAGTTCAGCTTCCCCAGGAAGAGGAGGACCACCAGGGATACGGCCAAGGCGGCGAGGAAGGCCTCCTTCACCGTGTCCACCACCGCGGCCCGGATGAAGCGCGTGCTGTCCAGGGCCACCTCGGCCCGAAAGCCCGGGGGCAGGGCCGTTCGGGCCAGGGTCCGCCGCACCCCGTCGGCCACGGCCACGGCGTTGGAGTCCGGGGTCTTGAGCACGGCGAGGAGGACGGCGGGGCGGCCGTTCACCCGGTTCAGGCTCGAGGCCTCCTCCGCCCGCTCCTCCACCCGGGCCACGTCCCGCACCCTGAGGCCCCGGCCCGGGTCCACCAGGAGGCCCGCCACCTCCTCGGCCCGGGCCGGGGTGGCGCGCAGGGTGTAGACCAGGCGCCGCTCCTCCAGGTTGAGGTTCCCCAGGGGGAGGTTGAGGGCCGAGGCGGAGAGGGCCTGGACCACCTGGCCCGGGGTGACCCCCAGGGCCTCTAGGCGGTCGGGGTCCAGAAGCACGCGGATGGCCCTCCTAGGGGCCCCGGTGAGGCGGATGTCCGCCACCCCGGGCACCAGCTGGAGCTTGGGCTTGAGTTGGCGCTCCGCGTAGCGCAGCACCTGGGCCAGGTCCTCTCCCGGGGCCTCGAGGGCCACGTAGAGGATGGGGCTTGCCGAGGGGTCAAACTTCTGCACCACGGGGGCCGAGGCGTCCTTGGGGAGGGCACCGCGGGCCGCGGCCACCTTCTGGCTGGCCTCCACCGCGGCCTGGTCCACGTTCACCCCTTGCTGGAACTCCACGAAGACCAGGCTGAAGCCCTCGGTGGAGGTGGAGCCCAGGGTGCTCACCCCGCTTAGGGTGGAGAGGGCGTCCTCGAGGGGCTTGGAGACCTGCTCCGCCACCTCCTCGGGGCCTGCCCCGGGGTAGGCCGTGGAGACCGCCACCACCGGCACGCTGAAGCGGGGCAGGAGCTCCACCCCGAGCCCAAGCCCAAGCAGGAGGCCCACCAAAACAAGCCCCACGAAGATGGCGGTGGCGAAGACGAAGCGCTCCACGAAGAAGGCCACCAAGGGGTTGGTCCTCACCGCACCACCTCCACGGGGTCGCCGTCCCTAAGCCCTTCGGGGAGGGGGTAGATCACCGGGGTGCCCGGCTTTAGACCCTCCACCACCGACCGGTCGCCTTCCTGGGCCAAAAGGCGCACAGGGATGCGCCGCGCCTTGCCGCCGGATACCGCGTAGACCACCCCCTGGCCGTCCTCGGTGGCCACCGCCCCGGCGGGCAGGAGCACGCCCTCGGCCACCCGCTCCCGGAAGCGCACCTCCGCGGGGCCGGGGGTGAGGGGGCCCTCGGGCCTCAGCACCACCTCCACCAGGCGGTTCTGGCCGGGGAGGTCGGCCTTGCGGAGGAGGGCGGCCCCCACCTCCCGGCCGCTTTGCCGAAGGAGGAAGGGGGTCTTTCGGGTGAGGCGGGCCGCCTCCTCGGGGGGCAGGTAGGCCTTGGCCAGGAGGCGGTCGGTGGTGGCCAGGCGGAAGGCCCGGCTTCCCGTGCCCAGGAACTCTCCCTCCTTGACGAAGACCTCCACCACCTCCCCGGCGAAGGGGGCCCGGACCACGCTCTCCTTCAGGTTCCGCTCCGCCTGGCGGACCTGGAGCCTGGCCGCCTCCACCTGAAGCTCCAAAAGCCGCACGTCCTCGGCCCTCTCCAGTCGGGCTAGGGCCTCCTTGGCGCTCTCGTAGGCGCTTTGGGCTTGCCGGTACTGGGCCTCGAGGCCCTTTAGCTCCAGGGGGGCCAGCGCCCCCGCCTCCAGGAGGGCCCTGCCCTCCTGGTACCGCCTCTCCGCCGCCTGGAGCTGGGCCTCCGCCGCCTGGAGCTGGGCCTCCAGGGTCTTCCGGCTCCCCAGGAGCTGGTTCCTTGCCCGCACCAGGTTGGCCTCCGCCTGGCGCAGGCCCAGGCGGGCCTGGGCCAAGGCCTCCTCAAAAGGGGCAGGGTCCAGGAAGACCACCCCCTCCCCGGGGCCGACCCGCGCCCCCGGGGAGAGGGTGCGCACCACCCGGCCCGGGACCCCGGCGGCCACCAGGCTGTCCTTTTCCGCCTGCAGGGTGGCGGAGGCCTTGGCCTCCCGCTCCAGCACGCCCCACCTGGCCTCCACCGTCCGCACCTGGACCCGGAGGCTCTCCGGGGCCTTAGGGGACGGGGCCTCGGCCCTTTTGGGGGCGCAGGCGAAAAGGAGGAGGGGAAGGAGGAAAAGGGCCCGCCGCATGCCTCACCTCGAGGCCAAAAGGCCGTAGTAGGCCCTGAGGTAGGCGTGCCGCGCCTGGGCCTGGGCGAGCTCCTGTTGCAGGAGGGCGAGCTCCTGCTGCAGGAGGGCGAGCCGGCTGGTAAGCCCCACCTGGAAGCGGCGTTCCTCGGCGGCGTAGCGCTCCCGGGCCGCCTTGTAGGCCTCCTCCGCCGCCTTCACCCCCTGGAGGAGGGAAGGGAGCTGGGCGTAGCGGGCCTCGAGGCCCACCCTGAGGGAGCGTTCCAGGTTGTCCAGGTTGGTCTCCACCGCCTTGATCTGGTCCTCCAGGGCCTCTATGTCCTTCCTGGGGGCGAAGCTTTCGTCCAGAAGGCCCCGCTGCAGGCGTAGGAGCTCCAGGGACTGCCGGAGCTGGAGGAGGTCCGCGTGCGCCTTCAGGAGGTCCTCCACCACGGCCTTCTGCGGCAGGGGGGGCAGCTCGGCCACGGGCTCGGGCTTCCAAGGGCCGAGGAGGTTCTCCAGCGCCCTCTGGGCGCTCTCCTGGCCCCGCCTTGCGGCCTCGAGGTTCTTCCTCGCCTCCAGCACCCGGTTTTGGGCCTCCAGAAGGTCCAGGGAAGTGGCCCCGCCCCCCCTGACCCGCACCTCGGCGGCCTTCAGGGCGAGCTCGGCTACCTCCAGGGCCTTTTCCGCCAGGCGCGCCTGAACCCCGGCCTCCAGGGCCTGGGTGTAGGCGGCGACGAGGTCGCTTTCCGCCTGGGCCAGGGCCCTCTGGTACTTGGCCTCCGCGAGGGCCAAGGCCTGCCGGGCCTGGAGCTCGGAGAGAGGGGTGCGCAGGGGGTCCTGAAGGGTGCGCTCCAGGTCCCTCTGCCGCCCCTCGAGGTCCAGCCGGGCCGTGACCACGGGGGGGAGTGCGGCGGCCTTCTTCAGGGCCTGGGGAAGGGGCTGGGCCAGGGCGAGGCCCAGGAGGAGCCCAAGGGCCAGCGCCCATCGCCCGTCTTGCCGTTTGGGGTTGTTCATGGATTCACCTCCGGGAGGATCTCCCCATAAAACTGATATAGTTCCAAAACACTCCGCTTGAGAGCGTACTCCGCCTGCAGGAGAACAAGCTCCGCCTGTAGGAGGGCGAGCTCGTGTTGCAGGAGGCCGAGGGGGCTCTCCAGGCCCAGTTCCAGCCGCTTCCGGCCCTCCTCCAGCGCCTTCTTCGCCGCCTCCCGCCGCTTCTCGGCCAGGGCCCAGGCGGCCTCCGCCGCGTTGACGGCCCCCTTGAGGCTTTCCTCCTGGACCCGGGCCTGGTCCTCCGCCGCCCTGAGGGCCTCCTCGGCCGCCCGTTCCTGGGCCTGGGCCGCCTCGAGGGAGGCGAGAAGCCCCGGGGAGAGGGTGAGGGTGAGGGAGAGGCGGAGCTCCTCCTTGGTCCGGTAGCTCCCGGCGTTGGGGACGACCGAGGGCGGCCTTGCGGGGTCTTGCCGCAAGTAGGAGAGGGTGGGTTGGAGGGTCCGGCTGGAGAGGCTCAAGGCCAGGGTGTCGTGGTCCGAGGGGTAGAGGAGGAGGCTCCCTTGCAGGGTCGGGAGGAGGGCCCGTTGCGCCGCCCGCACCCCCACCTGGGCCTCGGCCACCCCAAGCCGCGCCTCCTCCACGCCCAGGGGCAGGGTTCCCCGGGGCGGGGGGATCCCGGGCAGGGGGGCCTCCAGGTCCACCAGCCCCTGGGCGGCCCTCCGGGAAAGCTCCAGGTTGCGCCGGGCCTCGTCCCGTCGGTTTCGGGCCTCCTCCAGGCCGAGCTCCGCCTCCCTTAGCTCCTTGGGGTTGGCCTGCCGCCTCCGGGCCGCTTCCAGGCTTTTCTCGGCGAGCTCCAGCGCCTTTTCCGCAATCTGTAGCCCCAGGAGGGCCTGGCGGTAGTTCCCGTAGGCCACCACCGCCTGGAGCTGGAGGGCGGCCAGGGTCTTCCGGTAGGCGAGCTCCGCCCGCCGTAGGCCGATCCGGGCCCGCTCTACCCCGTCCTCCACGTCCCCGAAGGGGAAGGGGGTAAGCACCAGGCTGAGGCTCAGGCTGCCCGCGGTGCCGGGGAGGCTTGAGCAGAGCCGCTCCGGGGTGCAGGCGTAGCCGAAGCGGCCGTACTGGCCCTGCACCTGGAGGGCTAGGGGCCCAGCCTGCGCTTCCAGGGCCTTTCTTGCCGCGAGCCAGAGGGCCTCGGCCTGGCGCTTCAGGGGATGCTCCGCAAGGGGGGCCAGGGCGCCCTGGGCCAGGGCGGGGAGGAGGAAAGGGAGGAGGAAGAGCCTACGCACGCCCGGCCTCCGCGAGCTTCCGCATGAGCCTCAGGAAGGTTTCCAGCTCCTCGGGCTCCAGCCGGGCCAGGCGGCGGGCGAAGACCCTTAGCCATGCCGTGGCCGTCCGCTCGTGGGCTGCCGCCCCGTGGGGGGTCAGGCGGAGGTGGACCCGCCGGCGGTCCTTGGGGTCCGGGGCGCGCTCCAGGAGGCCTGCGCCCTCGAGGGCGGCAAGGAGGTGGGAAACCTGGGAGGGGCGTACCTCCAAACACTCCGCCAGGGCCGAGGGCAGCCGCACCCCTTGGGCCACCAGGGCGAGGGCGTGGGCCTGCTGCAGGGAGAGGCCCTCTGTGGCGAAGGCCTCCTTGGCCTCCTGGAAGAGGGCGTGCATCAGGGCGTACGCGAGCTGGGCGAGCTCCTTGACGGCGGGGGCAGGAGGACCGTTCATATGGTTTAACAATACATACTTGTAAACCATGGGGTCAAGGTTTTCCTTGCCCTCCGCCTCCCCGTCTGCTATGCTGGGGGGCAGCGGTTATGGATCGGCCGCCAAGTCCGCCCCGCACCCGCCTCCCCTTGGGGTGGCCCGCGGGGCGGGTTGACGCTTCCCTATGGACGACCTAGCCCACTTCCTGCTCGGAGCCTCGGTCATCGGCCTCCTCATCCTGGCCAATGCCTTTTTCGTGGCGGCGGAGTTTGCCCTGGTGGCCGTGCGGCGCACCCGGGTGGAGCACCTGGCCCAGGAGGGGGTCTGGTTGGCAGGCCTTCTCCGGCGCGCCCTGGACCAGCTGGACCTCTACATCGCCGCTTGCCAGCTGGGCATTACCATGGCCTCCCTGGGCCTAGGCTGGGCGGGGGAGCCTTTTTTGGCCCGGCTCCTTGACCCCCTCTTCCTCGCCCTCCTGGGGCACCGTTTGGACGGAGCGGCCCTCCACGCCCTGAGCTTCACCCTCGCCTTCGCCTTCATCACCCTGCTCCACGTGATCCTGGGGGAACTTGCCCCCAAGGGCCTTGCCCTGCAGATGGCGGAGCGGGTCGCCTTCTGGGTCATCCTGCCCCTCCACGCCTTTCTCCTCCTCTTCCGGCCCCTCATCGCTGTGATGAACGGCCTGGGCAACCTGGTCCTGCGCTTCTTCCGCCTGGAGTCCGCGTCCACCCACACCCTGGTGGGTTCCCCCGAGGAGCTCAAGCTCCTGGTGGAGGCCTCCAGCCGTCAGGGGGTGCTGGACCGGGAGGAAGGGGAGCTTATCCAGCACATCCTGGAGCTGGAGGAGACCCCGGTGCGGGAGATCATGACCCCCCGGGTGGACATGGTGGCCATTGAGGCCGAGGCCACCCTGGAGGACTTCCTCCACCTCTTTCGCGAGCACCGTTACAGCCGGGTGCCGGTGTACAGGGAGAGCGTGGACCACATCGTGGGGGTGGCCTACGCCCAGGACCTCCTGGACTACGCCTGCGACGGACTCGTGGCCCGGACCGTGGCCTCCATTGCCCATCCCGCCTACTTCGTGCCCGAGAACATGGACGCCTGGACGCTCCTCAAGGAGCTCCGGCGCCGGAAGGTCCACATGGCCATCGTGGTGGACGAGTTTGGGGGGACGGCGGGTCTCGTGACCCTAGAGGACGTCATGGAGGAGATCGTCGGGGAGATCTACGACGAGACGGACGAGCCCGAGGACCAGCCCATCAAGCGGCTTCCGGACGGTTCCTTCTCCATCCAGGCCCAGACCCCCGTGGACGAGGTGTCCGAGGCCCTCGGGGTGGAGCTTCCCGAGGGGGAGTACGATACCCTTTCGGGCTTCCTCTACGAGCTTTTTGGCCGCATCCCCGGCGTGGGGGAGAGCGTGGAGTGGCAGGGGTTCCGCTTCTTGGTGGAGAGCGCCGACCAGCGCCGCATAGAGCGGGTGCGGGTGGAGCGGTTGGTGGAGCATGGAGAGGGACAGGATCAAGGCCTTGCTTAAGGCCCACGTGGACCGCGCCTACGCCCCCTACTCGGGCTTTCCCGTGGCGGCCCTCCTCGAGGCCGGGGGGGAGGTTTTCCTTGGGGTGAACGTGGAGAACGCCTCCTACCCCCTCTCCCAGTGCGCCGAGCGGAACGCCGTGGCCGCCATGGTCCTCGCGGGGAAGCGCCGCCTGGAGCGGGTGCACGTCTACAGCCCCAAGGGGCCTATTCCCCCGTGCGGGGGGTGCCGGCAGGTGCTTTTGGAGTTCGGGGGGCCGGAGGTGGAGGTGGTCCTCCATGGCCCCGAGGGGGAGGTGGTCACCACCCTGGGGACCCTCCTCCCCATGGCCTTCCGGCTCTAGAGCTCCAGGATTAGGGCCTGGCGCAAAAAGCCCGGCACCTCCAGCCAAAGCTCCAGCCGGGGCCTGCCCCCCTCGAGGCCGAGGCGGAGGCCCTCCACCCAAAGCCTCCCCTCCCCTCGGGCGGGCAGGTCCACCCGCACGGCAAGGCGCTGGCCCAGAAGGGTGAGGAGGCCTTCGGCCCGTAGGGGGATGGGGTTAGGGTTTTCTAGAAGGAGGCTATTCCCCTCCCAGCGCACCTGCACGGGCTTTAGGGGGAGGGCGAGGCGGGCGCGGAAGAAGGTAAGGCGCTGGCCCAGGACCTCGCCCTCGAGGGCCACCTCCACCCCTTCTGTGGACAGGAGGGCCCGGGCGGCCTCCAGGGCCTCCCCCGGCGTGAGGCGCACCGGAAGGGCCACCTCCTTCTCTCCGGGGGGAAGGGTGAGGTCCAAGGGCACGGCCACCCCCCCCACCCGGAGCCGTGTCCCGAAGGCGGAGAGGGGAAGGGGGAAGGGGTTCGGGTTTTGGAAGGCCACCCGCACCTCTAGGAGGAGGGCGGGCCCAGGGGCGAGCTCCAGGCCCCGCAAGGCGCCCCCCAGGTAGCGGGCCTCGGGGGCGAGGGGCCTCGGGGCGCAGGCGGCGAGGACGAAGAGGAGGGCGAGGAGGGGACGCCTCACAGGATCCACCCCTCTTCCTTAAGCTCCTCCAGGACGGGGAGGAAGC
Above is a genomic segment from Thermus islandicus DSM 21543 containing:
- a CDS encoding MarR family winged helix-turn-helix transcriptional regulator; translation: MNGPPAPAVKELAQLAYALMHALFQEAKEAFATEGLSLQQAHALALVAQGVRLPSALAECLEVRPSQVSHLLAALEGAGLLERAPDPKDRRRVHLRLTPHGAAAHERTATAWLRVFARRLARLEPEELETFLRLMRKLAEAGRA
- a CDS encoding LEA type 2 family protein is translated as MDPVRRPLLALLFVLAACAPRPLAPEARYLGGALRGLELAPGPALLLEVRVAFQNPNPFPLPLSAFGTRLRVGGVAVPLDLTLPPGEKEVALPVRLTPGEALEAARALLSTEGVEVALEGEVLGQRLTFFRARLALPLKPVQVRWEGNSLLLENPNPIPLRAEGLLTLLGQRLAVRVDLPARGEGRLWVEGLRLGLEGGRPRLELWLEVPGFLRQALILEL
- a CDS encoding efflux RND transporter periplasmic adaptor subunit; translation: MRRALFLLPLLLFACAPKRAEAPSPKAPESLRVQVRTVEARWGVLEREAKASATLQAEKDSLVAAGVPGRVVRTLSPGARVGPGEGVVFLDPAPFEEALAQARLGLRQAEANLVRARNQLLGSRKTLEAQLQAAEAQLQAAERRYQEGRALLEAGALAPLELKGLEAQYRQAQSAYESAKEALARLERAEDVRLLELQVEAARLQVRQAERNLKESVVRAPFAGEVVEVFVKEGEFLGTGSRAFRLATTDRLLAKAYLPPEEAARLTRKTPFLLRQSGREVGAALLRKADLPGQNRLVEVVLRPEGPLTPGPAEVRFRERVAEGVLLPAGAVATEDGQGVVYAVSGGKARRIPVRLLAQEGDRSVVEGLKPGTPVIYPLPEGLRDGDPVEVVR
- a CDS encoding TolC family protein, producing the protein MRRLFLLPFLLPALAQGALAPLAEHPLKRQAEALWLAARKALEAQAGPLALQVQGQYGRFGYACTPERLCSSLPGTAGSLSLSLVLTPFPFGDVEDGVERARIGLRRAELAYRKTLAALQLQAVVAYGNYRQALLGLQIAEKALELAEKSLEAARRRQANPKELREAELGLEEARNRRDEARRNLELSRRAAQGLVDLEAPLPGIPPPRGTLPLGVEEARLGVAEAQVGVRAAQRALLPTLQGSLLLYPSDHDTLALSLSSRTLQPTLSYLRQDPARPPSVVPNAGSYRTKEELRLSLTLTLSPGLLASLEAAQAQERAAEEALRAAEDQARVQEESLKGAVNAAEAAWALAEKRREAAKKALEEGRKRLELGLESPLGLLQHELALLQAELVLLQAEYALKRSVLELYQFYGEILPEVNP
- the cdd gene encoding cytidine deaminase, encoding MERDRIKALLKAHVDRAYAPYSGFPVAALLEAGGEVFLGVNVENASYPLSQCAERNAVAAMVLAGKRRLERVHVYSPKGPIPPCGGCRQVLLEFGGPEVEVVLHGPEGEVVTTLGTLLPMAFRL
- a CDS encoding efflux RND transporter permease subunit; the encoded protein is MRTNPLVAFFVERFVFATAIFVGLVLVGLLLGLGLGVELLPRFSVPVVAVSTAYPGAGPEEVAEQVSKPLEDALSTLSGVSTLGSTSTEGFSLVFVEFQQGVNVDQAAVEASQKVAAARGALPKDASAPVVQKFDPSASPILYVALEAPGEDLAQVLRYAERQLKPKLQLVPGVADIRLTGAPRRAIRVLLDPDRLEALGVTPGQVVQALSASALNLPLGNLNLEERRLVYTLRATPARAEEVAGLLVDPGRGLRVRDVARVEERAEEASSLNRVNGRPAVLLAVLKTPDSNAVAVADGVRRTLARTALPPGFRAEVALDSTRFIRAAVVDTVKEAFLAALAVSLVVLLFLGKLNSVFSVILAIPITLSGAILLFGVLGFTYNLISLLALTVAVGIVVDDSIVVAENIDRYRRAGLGPKEAVLKGASEVSAAVAAATLSLLAVFLPISFLPGLIGQIFQQFGLGMAAAIAVSWLEALLFLTVRLAYFPDPDPPSFREALKAALLLPKDLAWAYRRGFRTAMGLFLGLTLALLLSRQGPPYLLLLALYPALLGLGRYLGRLLLDLFGALARHLHEGVERGLKRLTELYARALKGVLARPWGALGLAFLLFLSLFPILPRIPFNFTPRADTGVLTATLLLPKDTPLLVADRAARILEAYLLAQPAVSRVVTTVGASATGGVQVSDPSRVQLQIVLKPKGERPDIFHLAERFAEEGKALLQGFPGADLRVLAQTGPSPGDADLQFFLTSPDRALLERRAEEIVRRIAQKPYVASVKSTLEATQRERVFVPDPARLSGTGLTPQDLAQALRLYLSGTQAATARRDGEELAILVRADPLRLSGEADLLSLPVYAPALQAFLPLGSLGRFVEKPGPTLISRRNQAYAAGININLRPEAPGSLQVQRELEGELRAQGLLGNGVELQATGLTGFTGDLLRLAPLAFLLALALNYLVIASQFNAWRYPLYLLLPVPLALVGAFWLTYLLGTGLDVISVLGVVMLIGLVTKNAILLLDFAVRRMQEMPLREALVEAARLRLRPILMTTLTVLIISLPLLLGTGEGAEYRRPLGVVILGGLLSSTLLTLFVVPAAFYAFEGRRAKREVILT
- a CDS encoding hemolysin family protein, with the protein product MDDLAHFLLGASVIGLLILANAFFVAAEFALVAVRRTRVEHLAQEGVWLAGLLRRALDQLDLYIAACQLGITMASLGLGWAGEPFLARLLDPLFLALLGHRLDGAALHALSFTLAFAFITLLHVILGELAPKGLALQMAERVAFWVILPLHAFLLLFRPLIAVMNGLGNLVLRFFRLESASTHTLVGSPEELKLLVEASSRQGVLDREEGELIQHILELEETPVREIMTPRVDMVAIEAEATLEDFLHLFREHRYSRVPVYRESVDHIVGVAYAQDLLDYACDGLVARTVASIAHPAYFVPENMDAWTLLKELRRRKVHMAIVVDEFGGTAGLVTLEDVMEEIVGEIYDETDEPEDQPIKRLPDGSFSIQAQTPVDEVSEALGVELPEGEYDTLSGFLYELFGRIPGVGESVEWQGFRFLVESADQRRIERVRVERLVEHGEGQDQGLA
- a CDS encoding TolC family protein; the protein is MNNPKRQDGRWALALGLLLGLALAQPLPQALKKAAALPPVVTARLDLEGRQRDLERTLQDPLRTPLSELQARQALALAEAKYQRALAQAESDLVAAYTQALEAGVQARLAEKALEVAELALKAAEVRVRGGGATSLDLLEAQNRVLEARKNLEAARRGQESAQRALENLLGPWKPEPVAELPPLPQKAVVEDLLKAHADLLQLRQSLELLRLQRGLLDESFAPRKDIEALEDQIKAVETNLDNLERSLRVGLEARYAQLPSLLQGVKAAEEAYKAARERYAAEERRFQVGLTSRLALLQQELALLQQELAQAQARHAYLRAYYGLLASR